Proteins encoded in a region of the Nicotiana tomentosiformis chromosome 9, ASM39032v3, whole genome shotgun sequence genome:
- the LOC104095341 gene encoding DUF21 domain-containing protein At4g14240-like, with product MHLFNAAAVVRMATRCHSNPGLGAEIAFGTVSWFLYAGISCFLVLFAGIMSGLTLGLMSLGLVELEILQRSGTPSEKKQAATILPVVQKQHQLLVTLLLCNAAAMEALPLYLDKLFNQYVAIILSVTFVLFFGEVIPQAICTRYGLAVGSNFVWLVRILMIICYPISYPIGKILDCVLGHNEVLFRRAQLKALVSIHSREAGKGGDLTHDETTIISGALDLTEKTAEEAMTPIESTFSLDVNSKLDWEAMGKILARGHSRVPVYSGNPKNVIGLLLVKSLLTVRAETETPVSAVSIRRIPRVPADMPLYDILNEFQKGSSHMAAVVKAKGKSKKPPSVVEEQKSEDNEVTSEAAPLLMKKDGKSDNVVVDIEKATVPAAISTPTSGDAVTNSVAHSLDDIEDAEVIGIITLEDVFEELLQEEIVDETDEYVDVHKRIRVAAAAAASSVARAPSIRRLTAQKAAGGQSKQGQPPKKSSEDISSSRRIQENLEEPLLENKAMRSYESSKRL from the exons GTTCAATGCGGCGGCAGTTGTTCGAATGGCAACGAGGTGTCATTCGAACCCTGGCCTGGGGGCAGAAATAGCATTTGGGACGGTGTCATGGTTCCTCTACGCTGGTATCTCTTGTTTTTTAGTACTCTTCGCCGGCATTATGTCCGGTTTGACATTGGGCCTCATGTCTTTGGGTCTCGTCGAACTTGAGATCCTTCAACGAAGTGGCACCCCCTCTGAGAAAAAACAAGCTG CTACGATACTTCCTGTTGTTCAGAAGCAACATCAGCTTCTTGTGACTCTACTTCTGTGTAATGCTGCTGCTATGGAG GCCCTGCCTCTATACCTGGATAAGCTTTTCAACCAATATGTTGCCATTATACTATCAGTaacttttgttttgttttttggaGAG GTTATTCCTCAAGCAATATGCACCAGATATGGACTTGCAGTAGGTTCAAATTTTGTTTGGCTTGTTCGTATTCTGATGATCATATGCTACCCAATTTCTTACCCCATCGGGAAG ATCCTAGACTGTGTATTGGGACATAATGAAGTACTATTTAGACGAGCTCAGTTAAAAGCCCTTGTCTCTATCCACAGTCGAGAG GCTGGCAAGGGAGGTGATCTTACACATGATGAGACAACAATCATTAGTGGAGCACTGGATttaactgagaag ACTGCTGAGGAGGCTATGACACCCATCGAGTCAACATTttcattggatgtcaattcaaaGCTGGACTG GGAGGCAATGGGAAAAATTCTTGCTCGGGGTCATAGTCGTGTTCCTGTCTACTCTGGCAATCCAAAGAATGTTATTGGACTTCTACTT GTAAAAAGTCTTCTGACAGTACGGGCCGAAACAGAGACACCAGTTAGTGCAGTTTCTATTCGCAGAATTCCACG TGTTCCTGCTGATATGCCGCTATATGACATACTAAATGAGTTTCAGAAAGGTAGCAGTCATATGGCTGCAGTGGTGAAGGCTAAAGGGAAAAGCAAAAAGCCTCCCTCAGTAGTTGAGGAACAGAAGTCTGAAGACAATGAAGTCACCAGTGAAGCTGCTCCTCTTCTGATGAAAAAGGATGGAAAATCAGATAATGTCGTCGTTGATATTGAGAAGGCTACAGTGCCAGCAGCGATAAGCACACCAACATCTGGTGATGCAGTGACAAATAGTGTGGCTCATTCATTAGATGATATTGAGGATGCTGAAGTTATTGGTATTATCACCTTGGAAGATGTATTCGAAGAATTGCTACAG GAGGAAATTGTGGATGAGACCGATGAGTATGTTGATGTACATAAAAG GATTCGTGTGGCAGCAGCAGCAGCTGCTTCATCAGTAGCACGAGCTCCATCAATCCGGAGGTTGACAGCCCAAAAGGCAGCT GGAGGCCAAAGTAAACAAGGACAACCACCTAAGAAGTCCAGTGAGGACATTTCTAGCTCTAGAAGGATACAAGAGAATCTTGAAGAGCCTCTTCTTGAGAACAAGGCTATGAGATCATATGAGTCTTCTAAGAGGCTCTAA
- the LOC138898886 gene encoding uncharacterized protein, giving the protein MVEDEFEDVAPRPGRSLGDYARPVYNQKKSSVRPPPIDANNFELKQGVIQTIQNNCIFRGKPNEDPNNHLMDFDEIMNTFCYNGVSHDAIYLRAFPFSLKDDAKQWLRSLPTKSIRTWEEMPTKFLEKYFSATKTGKMRKEIHNFSQGEGETVF; this is encoded by the coding sequence ATGGTTGAAGATGAATTTGAAGATGTAGCTCCTAGGCCTGGGAGGTCTCTAGGAGATTATGCCAGACCAGTGTACAACCAGAAGAAATCTAGTGTGAGGCCCCCACCCATTGATGCCAACAATTTTGAACTCAAGCAGGGAGTCATCCAAACCATtcagaacaactgcatattcagagGCAAACCCAATGAAGATCCTAATAaccatctgatggacttcgacgAAATTATGAATACATTCTGCTATAATGGAGTATCACATGATGCCATCTACCTCAGAGCATTCCCTTTCTCACTTAAGGATGATGCAAAGCAATGGTTGAGAAGTCTACCCACAAAGTCCATCCGTACGTGGGAGGAGATGCCCACCAAGTTCTTAGAAAAATATTTCTCTGCTACTAAGACTGGAAAGATGAGGAAGGAGATTCACAATTTCAGCCAAGGTGAAGGGGAAACGGTGTTTTAG